In one Balaenoptera ricei isolate mBalRic1 chromosome 20, mBalRic1.hap2, whole genome shotgun sequence genomic region, the following are encoded:
- the ABCA5 gene encoding cholesterol transporter ABCA5 isoform X3: MSYELRFFPDMIPVSSVYMDSRAGCSKSCEAVQYWSSGFTVLQASIDAAIIQLKTNVSFWKELEPTKAVLMGETAVVEIDTFPRGVILIYLVIAFSPFGYFLAIHIVAEKEKKLKEFLKIMGLHDTAFWLSWVLLYTSLIFLMSLLMAVIATASSLFPQSSCFVIFLLFFLYGLSSVFFALMLTPLFKKSKHVGIVEFLVTVAFGFVGLLIVLMESFPRSLVWLLSPFCQCTFLIGIAQVMHLEDFNEGALFSNLTEGPYPLIITIIMLALNSIFYVLLAVYLDQVIPGEFGLRRSSFYFLKPSYWSKSKRNYKELSEGSVSGNISFSEIVEPVSSEFIGKEAIRISAIQKTYRKKGENVEALRSLSFDIYEGQITALLGHSGTGKSTLMNILCGLCPPSDGFASVYGHRVSEIDEMFEARKMIGICPQLDIHFDVLTVEENLSILASIKGIPANNVIQEVQKVLLDLDMQAIKDNQAKKLSGGQKRKLSVGIAVLGNPKVLLLDEPTAGMDPCSRHIVWNLLKYRKANRVTVFSTHFMDEADILADRKAVISQGMLKCVGSSIFLKSKWGIGYRLSMYIDRCCATESLSSLVKQHIPAATLLQQNDQQLVYSLPFKDMDKFSGLFAALDTHSGLGVISYGVSMTTLEDVFLKLEVEAEIDQADYSVFTQQPPEEELHSKPFDEMEQSLLILSETKASLVNTMSVWKQQVFKIAKFHFLTLKRESKSVRSVLLLLLIFFSVQIFMFLVHHSFKNAVVPIKLAPDLYFLKPGDKPDKYRTSLLLQNSTDSDISDLLSFFTNQDIMVTMFNDSDYASAAPHSAALNVMQSEKDYVFTAVFNSTMVYSLPVLMNIISNYYLYHSNVTESIQVWNTPFVQEITDIVFKIELYFQAALLGVIVTAMPPYFAMENAENHKIKAYTQLKLSGLLPSAYWIGQALVDVPLFSVVLTLMLGSLFSFHYGLYFYAVKFLSVVFCLIGYVPSVILFTYITSFTFKKIVNTKEFWSFIYSVTALACIAVTEITYFMGYTVTVILHYALCIAIPIYPLLGCLICFIKISWKNIQKEEDTYNPWDSLLVAVISPYLQCVLWTFLLQYYEEKYGGRSLRKDPFFRTLTTKSKSRKFPEPPNNEDEDEDVRAERVKVKELLSCQRHEEKPAIMVNNLHKEYEDKKDFFLTRKIKKVANKYVSFCVKKGEILGLLGPNGAGKSTIINILVGDIEPTSGQVFLGDYSSDPAGDDDSVKCMGYCPQINPLWPEITLQEHFEIYGAVKGMSASDMKEVIIRITNALDLKEHLQKTVKKLPAGIKRKLCFALSMLGNPPVTLLDEPSTGMDPKAKQHMWSAIRAAFNNKTRAAILATHCMEEVEAVCDRVAILVSGRLRCIGTVQHLKSKFGKGYFLEIKLKEWIENLEVDRLQREIQHIFPNASRQESFSSILAYKIPKEDVQSLSQSFSKLEEAKHTFAIEEYSFSQATLEQVFVELTKEQEEEDNACGTPNSTLWWERTQEDRVVF, encoded by the exons TTGAAGACCAATGTTTCTTTTTGGAAGGAGCTGGAGCCAACTAAGGCTGTCCTTATGGGAGAAACTGCTGTTGTGGAAATAGATACCTTTCCCCGAGGAGTAATTTTAATATACCTAGTTATAGCATTTTCACCTTTCGGATACTTTTTGGCAATTCATATCGtagcagaaaaagagaagaagttaaaagagtttttaaagatAATGGGACTGCATGACACTGCCTTTTG GCTCTCCTGGGTCCTTCTGTATACAAGTTTGATTTTTCTCATGTCCCTTCTCATGGCAGTCATTGCAACAGCTTCTTCCTTATTCCCTCAAAGTAGCTGCTTTGtgatatttctactttttttcctgTATGGCTTATCATCT GTATTTTTTGCTTTAATGCTGacgcctctttttaaaaaatcaaaacatgtgGGAATAGTTGAATTTTTAGTCACTGTGGCTTTTGGATTTGTTGGCCTTTTGATAGTCCTCATGGAAAGTTTTCCCAGATCTTTAGTGTGGCTTTTAAGTCCCTTCTGTCAGTGTACTTTTTTGATTGGTATTGCACAG GTCATGCATTTAGAAGATTTTAATGAAGGtgctttattttccaatttgactGAAGGGCCATATCCtctaattattactattatcatgcTGGCCCTTAACAGCATATTCTATGTCCTTCTGGCTGTCTATCTTGATCAAGTCATTCCAG gagaatTTGGTTTACGGAGATCAtcgttttattttttgaagccaTCATATTGGTCAAAGAGCAAAAGAAATTATAAGGAGTTATCAGAGGGCAGTGTTAGTGGGAATATTAGTTTTAGTGAAATTGTTGAACCTGTTTCTTCAGAATTTATAGGAAAAGAAGCCATAAG AATCAGTGCTATtcagaagacatacagaaagaAAGGTGAAAATGTGGAGGCTTTGAGAA GTTTATCCTTTGACATATATGAGGGTCAGATTACTGCGTTACTTGGCCACAGTGGAACAGGAAAGAGTACGTTGATGAACATTCTTTGCGGACTGTGCCCACCTTCGGATG GGTTTGCATCTGTATATGGACACAGAGTCtcagaaatagatgaaatgtTTGAAGCAAGAAAAATGATTGGCATTTGTCCACAGTTAGATATACACTTTGATGTTTTGACAGTAGAAGAAAATTTATCCATTTTGGCTTCAATCAAAGGAATACCAGCCAATAACGTAATACAAGAA GTGCAGAAGGTTTTACTGGATTTAGACATGCAGGCTATCAAAGATAATCAGGCTAAAAAGTTAAGTGGTGGtcagaaaagaaaactgtctgTAGGAATCGCTGTTCTTGGGAATCCAAAG GTACTGTTGCTGGACGAACCGACAGCTGGAATGGACCCTTGTTCTCGTCATATTGTTTGGAATCTTCTTAAATACAGAAAAGCTAATCGGGTGACAGTGTTTAGTACTCATTTCATGGATGAAGCTGACATTCTTGCtg ATAGGAAAGCTGTCATATCACAAGGAATGTTAAAATGTGTTGGTTCTTCAATTTTTCTCAAAAGTAAATGGGGGATTGGCTACCGCCTGAG CATGTACATTGACAGATGCTGTGCCACGGaatctctttcttctctggttAAACAACATATACCTGCAGCTACTTTATTACAACAGAATGACCAGCAGCTTGTGTATAGCTTGCCTTTCAAGGACATGGACAAATTTTCAG gtTTATTTGCTGCTCTAGACACTCATTCAGGTTTGGGTGTTATTTCTTATGGTGTTTCCATGACGACTTTGGAAGATGTATTCTTAAAGCTAGAAGTTGAAGCGGAAATTGACCAAGcag ATTATAGTGTATTTACTCAGCAGCCACCAGAGGAAGAATTGCATTCAAAACCCTTTGATGAAATGGAGCAGAGCTTGCTTATTCTTTCTGAAACCAAGGCTTCTCTGGTGAACACCATGAGTGTTTGGAAACAGCAGGTGTTTAAAATCGCGAAGTTTCACTTCCTTACCTTGAAACGTGAAAGCAAATCAGTGAGATCAGT gttgcttctgcttttaatttttttctcagttcagatttttatgtttttggtgcatcactcttttaaaaatgctgttgTTCCTATCAAACTTGCTCCAGACTTATACTTCCTAAAACCTGGAGATAAACCTGATAAATACAGAACAAGTCTGCTTCTTCAAAATTCTACCG ACTCAGATATCAGTGATCTTCTTAGCTTTTTCACCAACCAGGACATAATGGTGACAATGTTTAATGACAGTGACTACGCGTCTGCCGCTCCACACAGCGCAGCTTTAAATGTGATGCAGTCAGAAAAG GACTATGTTTTTACTGCTGTTTTCAACAGTACTATGGTTTATTCTTTACCTGTATTGATGAATATCATTAGTAACTACTATCTTTATCATTCAAATGTGACTGAAAGCATCCAGGTCTGGAATACCCCATTCGTTCAA GAAATTACagacatagtttttaaaattgagctGTATTTTCAAGCAGCTTTACTTGGGGTTATTGTTACCGCGATGCCACCTTACTTTGCCATGGAGAATGCAGAGAATCATAAG atcaaaGCTTACACTCAACTTAAACTTTCGGGTCTTCTGCCTTCTGCATACTGGATTGGACAGGCTCTTGTTGACGTCCCCTTATTCTCTGTGGTTCTTACTTTGATGTTAGgcagtttattttcatttcattatggATTATATTTTTATGCTGTCAAGTTCCTTTCTGTG GTTTTTTGCCTTATTGGATATGTTCCATCAGTTATTCTGTTTACCTATATTacttctttcacttttaaaaaaattgtaaataccAAAGAATTTTGGTCATTTATCTATTCTGTG acAGCATTGGCTTGCATTGCAGTCACCGAAATAACTTATTTTATGGGATATACAGTTACAGTGATTCTTCATTATGCCTTGTGCATAGCCATTCCAATCTACCCGCTTCTGGGTTGCCTGATTTGTTTCATAAAG ATTTCTTGGAAGAATATTCAAAAAGAAGAGGACACCTACAACCCATGGGATAGTCTTTTGGTGGCCGTTATATCG CCTTACCTACAGTGTGTGCTGTGGACTTTCCTCTTACAGTACTACGAGGAAAAATATGGAGGCAGATCATTAAGAAAGGATCCCTTTTTCAG GACCCTTACAACAAAGTCCAAAAGTAGGAAGTTTCCGGAACCACCAAACAATGAGGATGAAGATGAAGATGTCAGAGCTGAAAGGGTGAAGGTCAAAGAATTGCTGAGCTGCCAGCGCCACGAGGAG AAGCCAGCCATTATGGTCAACAATTTGCATAAAGAATATGAAgacaagaaagatttttttcttacaagaaaaataaagaaagtggCAAATAAATATGTCTCCTTCTGTGTGAAAAAAG GAGAGATCTTGGGACTATTGGGTCCAAATGGTGCAGGCAAAAGCACGATTATTAATATTCTGGTTGGTGATATAGAACCAACTTCAGGCCAG GTATTTCTAGGAGACTATTCTTCAGACCCAGCTGGAGATGATGATTCCGTAAAGTGTATGGGCTACTGTCCTCAGATAAACCCACTGTGGCCAGAGATTACATTACAGGAACATTTTGAAATTTATGGAGCTGTGAAAGGAATGAGTGCCAGTGACATGAAAGAGGTCATAATTCG AATAACAAATGCACTTGATTTAAAAGAACATCTCCAGAAAACGGTAAAGAAACTACCTGCAGGAATCAAGCGGAAG CTGTGTTTTGCTCTGAGTATGCTGGGGAACCCTCCCGTTACTCTGCTAGACGAACCATCCACAGGTATGGACCCTAAAGCCAAACAGCACATGTG GAGCGCAATTAGAGCTGCGTTTAACAACAAAACGCGGGCAGCTATCCTGGCCACTCATTGCATGGAGGAGGTGGAGGCCGTCTGTGACCGAGTGGCTATCCTGGTGTCTGGGCGGCTAAG ATGTATTGGGACAGTCCAACATCTGAAGAGTAAATTTGGAAAAGGATACTTTTTGGAAATCAAATTAAAGGAGTGGATAGAAAACCTAGAAGTAGACCGTCTTCAAAGAGAAATTCAGCATATTTTCCCAAATGCAAGCCGTCAGGAAag tttttcttctattttggcTTATAAAATTCCTAAGGAAGATGTTCAGTCCCTTTCACAATCTTTTTCTAAGCTGGAAGAAG